Proteins encoded by one window of Inmirania thermothiophila:
- the ispF gene encoding 2-C-methyl-D-erythritol 2,4-cyclodiphosphate synthase, with product MIPRIGHGFDVHRFGPGDGVVLGGVRIPHTHGLIAHSDGDVVIHALCDALLGAAALGDIGRHFPDRDPAWAGADSRVLLREVVARVAAAGLRPGNADVTVIAQAPRLAPHVEVMRARLAADLGVEVGAVSIKATTSEGLGAVGRGEGIAAHAVVLLLPRG from the coding sequence ATGATCCCGCGCATCGGCCACGGCTTCGACGTCCACCGCTTCGGGCCCGGCGACGGCGTGGTGCTGGGCGGCGTGCGCATCCCGCACACCCACGGGCTCATCGCCCACTCCGACGGCGACGTCGTCATCCACGCCCTCTGCGACGCCCTCCTCGGGGCCGCCGCCCTCGGCGACATCGGCCGCCACTTCCCCGACCGCGATCCGGCGTGGGCGGGGGCCGACAGCCGCGTGCTCCTGCGCGAGGTGGTGGCGAGGGTGGCGGCGGCGGGGCTGAGGCCCGGCAACGCCGACGTCACCGTCATCGCCCAGGCCCCGCGGCTCGCCCCCCACGTCGAGGTCATGCGCGCCCGCCTCGCCGCCGACCTCGGCGTCGAGGTGGGGGCGGTGAGCATCAAGGCCACCACCTCCGAGGGGCTCGGTGCCGTGGGCCGCGGGGAGGGCATCGCCGCCCACGCCGTGGTCCTGCTCCTGCCCCGTGGCTGA
- the truD gene encoding tRNA pseudouridine(13) synthase TruD: protein MAPGAVGDPLAAIPFAHGGPVGRGRLRVRPEDFVVEEVLRFAPEGRGEHVYLQVEKVDADTAWVAQRLARAAGMGAARVAWAGLKDRRAVARQWFSVHLPRALPVDWERHAEGRFRVLAETRHRRALRRGGLAGNRFRLVVRELSADPRALAARLGRIAEAGVPNLFGPQRFGQGGSNLEAAAVWFGGGPAPTGRFRRGMVLSAARAHLFNRVAAARIADGSWARLLPGEAVALAGSRSVFAAPQADEALARRCRRGDLHPSGPLWGAGPSLACGACAALEAAVLAPWAAWCRGLEAAGLAHERRALRVLPQGLRWRLEGDALVLRFALPSGAYATALVRELLACPQDACG from the coding sequence GTGGCGCCGGGCGCCGTGGGGGATCCCCTGGCGGCGATCCCTTTCGCCCACGGGGGGCCGGTGGGGCGCGGGCGGCTGCGGGTGCGGCCCGAGGACTTCGTGGTCGAGGAGGTCCTGCGCTTCGCCCCAGAAGGCCGCGGCGAGCACGTCTACCTGCAGGTGGAGAAGGTGGATGCGGACACCGCGTGGGTGGCGCAGCGGCTCGCGCGGGCCGCCGGCATGGGCGCGGCGCGGGTGGCCTGGGCCGGCCTCAAGGACCGCCGCGCCGTCGCCCGCCAGTGGTTCTCCGTCCACCTGCCGCGTGCGCTGCCGGTGGACTGGGAACGGCACGCCGAGGGCCGTTTCCGCGTCCTCGCCGAGACCCGGCACCGGCGCGCGCTGCGCCGGGGCGGGCTCGCCGGCAACCGCTTCCGCCTCGTGGTGCGGGAGCTGAGCGCCGATCCGCGGGCGCTCGCCGCGCGTCTCGGGCGCATCGCCGAGGCGGGGGTGCCGAACCTCTTCGGGCCGCAGCGCTTCGGGCAGGGGGGGAGCAACCTGGAGGCCGCCGCGGTCTGGTTCGGCGGCGGCCCCGCCCCCACCGGGCGCTTCCGGCGCGGCATGGTGCTCTCGGCCGCCCGCGCCCACCTCTTCAACCGGGTGGCGGCGGCGCGCATCGCCGACGGCTCCTGGGCGCGGCTGCTGCCGGGGGAGGCGGTGGCGCTCGCCGGCTCGCGCTCGGTCTTCGCCGCGCCGCAGGCGGACGAGGCCCTGGCGCGGCGCTGCCGGCGCGGCGACCTCCACCCGAGCGGCCCCCTCTGGGGTGCCGGGCCGTCGCTGGCCTGCGGCGCCTGCGCCGCCCTCGAGGCGGCGGTGCTGGCGCCGTGGGCGGCCTGGTGCCGGGGCCTCGAGGCGGCAGGGCTCGCCCACGAGCGGCGGGCGCTGCGGGTGCTGCCACAGGGGCTGCGCTGGCGCCTGGAGGGCGACGCGCTGGTGCTGCGCTTCGCCCTGCCGTCCGGGGCCTATGCCACCGCCCTGGTACGCGAGCTGCTGGCATGCCCGCAGGACGCATGTGGTTAA
- a CDS encoding response regulator, with protein MRVLLVEDDHPLGEGVAEGLRLQGYVVDWVTGGREARGMLEAGGYDAVVLDLLLPPPDGWTLLREMRRRGDDTPVLVLTACDAVEARVRGLDEGADDYLVKPFDLDELCARLRAIRRRRAGQVGALLRHGEIAVDTAAHRVWRDGEPVPLTPREFEILVLLLEHRGRVLSRSRLERSLYDDADRIESNAVEVHIHHLRRKLGSGLIRTVRGVGYVIDAPA; from the coding sequence ATGCGGGTGCTGCTGGTGGAGGACGATCATCCGCTGGGGGAGGGCGTGGCCGAGGGGCTCCGCCTGCAGGGCTACGTGGTGGACTGGGTCACGGGCGGCCGCGAGGCGCGGGGCATGCTGGAGGCCGGCGGCTACGACGCCGTCGTCCTCGACCTCCTGCTGCCGCCGCCGGACGGGTGGACGCTGCTGCGGGAGATGCGCCGGCGCGGGGACGACACGCCGGTGCTGGTGCTGACGGCGTGCGACGCGGTGGAGGCGCGGGTGCGGGGGCTCGACGAGGGGGCCGACGACTACCTCGTCAAGCCCTTCGACCTCGACGAGCTGTGCGCGCGCCTGCGGGCGATCCGGCGGCGGCGGGCGGGGCAGGTGGGGGCGCTCCTGCGCCACGGGGAGATCGCGGTGGACACGGCGGCGCACCGGGTCTGGCGGGACGGCGAGCCGGTACCGCTCACCCCGCGGGAGTTCGAGATCCTGGTCCTGCTCCTGGAGCATCGCGGGCGCGTGCTCTCGCGCAGCCGGCTCGAGCGCAGCCTCTACGACGACGCCGACCGGATCGAGAGCAACGCCGTCGAGGTCCACATCCATCACCTGCGGCGCAAGCTCGGCAGCGGGCTCATCCGCACCGTGCGCGGCGTCGGCTACGTCATCGACGCGCCGGCATGA